In a single window of the Terrirubrum flagellatum genome:
- a CDS encoding endonuclease/exonuclease/phosphatase family protein — protein sequence MQLRIATFNVENLLSRQRFGPSARPDSAAALALFGFEPPVRDAVERSVSVMLEDDKRQMTGLAIADADADIICLQEVDNLGVLEAFFRNYVHRVADHRYGHFHLVKGNDERGIDVAFACRRDLVSPQQVDWRSHKNATYADFDLFNDDLAAHGLRPDSLIFKRDCLEVSLDIDGRPLSLFICHLKSMQNGRDDGRLRTHPVRKAEALAVRAIIEKKFGARWRKSDWIIAGDLNDYVETIGPLGVVTPMRPSALDPLLDDFAVNPVAGLPPHERWTHFHKDWSETKQRLIEEHVQLDYLLLSPALAARQPVAVDILRRGQPFRTPLDPRVSDRSIAALSATGGRYPRIGWDRPKASDHCPLVVTITLPRRPAEAA from the coding sequence ATGCAGCTTCGCATCGCCACCTTCAACGTCGAAAATCTCCTGTCGCGGCAACGCTTCGGCCCGTCCGCGCGGCCGGATTCGGCCGCCGCGCTCGCTCTCTTCGGCTTTGAGCCGCCCGTGCGCGACGCGGTCGAGCGCTCCGTGTCGGTGATGCTGGAAGACGACAAGCGCCAGATGACCGGGCTCGCTATCGCCGACGCCGACGCTGATATCATCTGCCTGCAGGAAGTCGATAATCTCGGCGTGCTCGAGGCCTTCTTCCGCAACTATGTGCATCGCGTCGCCGACCATCGCTACGGTCATTTTCATCTGGTGAAGGGCAATGACGAGCGCGGCATCGACGTCGCCTTCGCCTGCCGCCGCGATCTCGTCAGCCCGCAGCAGGTGGATTGGCGCTCGCACAAGAATGCGACCTACGCCGATTTCGATCTGTTCAATGATGATCTCGCCGCGCATGGCCTTCGCCCGGATTCGCTGATCTTCAAGCGCGATTGTCTTGAAGTCTCGCTTGACATCGATGGCCGCCCTTTGAGTCTGTTCATCTGCCATCTCAAATCGATGCAGAACGGGCGCGACGATGGCCGTTTGCGCACGCATCCCGTGCGTAAGGCCGAAGCGCTGGCCGTGCGGGCGATCATCGAAAAGAAATTCGGCGCGCGCTGGCGCAAGAGCGACTGGATCATCGCCGGCGATCTCAATGATTATGTCGAGACCATCGGCCCGCTGGGCGTGGTGACGCCGATGCGTCCGAGCGCGCTCGATCCGCTGCTTGACGATTTCGCGGTCAATCCGGTCGCGGGCCTGCCGCCGCATGAACGCTGGACGCATTTCCACAAGGACTGGAGCGAGACGAAGCAGCGGCTGATCGAGGAGCATGTGCAACTCGATTATCTCCTCCTGTCGCCCGCGCTGGCAGCGCGTCAGCCGGTGGCGGTCGATATTCTCAGACGGGGCCAGCCTTTCCGCACGCCGCTCGATCCGCGCGTATCGGACCGTTCTATTGCGGCGCTATCAGCTACAGGCGGACGCTATCCCCGTATCGGCTGGGATCGCCCGAAGGCGTCGGACCATTGCCCGCTCGTCGTCACCATCACTCTTCCCCGGCGTCCCGCGGAGGCCGCGTGA
- a CDS encoding PhzF family phenazine biosynthesis protein: MKERSFVTLDVFTTQRFAGNPLAVVLDSDGLSDDAMQRITREFNFSETVFVQPARHEKERAYIRIFTRGRELQFAGHPTVGTAVLLGLRDRGAAEFILGEKVGPVPCVVHVDSDVAGAATFDLPRLPKQITAFDDRKAIADMLGLDASDIGFGPYAPALFDAGVPFPMIPIASRDAIDRIRLSTERRAQTTGSPGNDQLYVYCAEPVDAQHHFYTRMFAPAFGIPEDPATGSAVAAFAGAIMEFERPVDGVHRFVIEQGYAMGRPSDIELTLHVESGALMRATIGGDAIIVTRGVILA, encoded by the coding sequence GTGAAAGAACGCTCTTTCGTCACGCTTGACGTCTTCACGACACAGCGCTTCGCAGGAAATCCGCTCGCCGTCGTGCTCGACAGCGACGGATTGTCGGACGACGCGATGCAGCGCATCACGCGTGAGTTTAATTTTTCGGAGACGGTGTTCGTGCAGCCGGCGCGTCACGAGAAGGAGCGCGCTTACATCCGCATCTTCACGCGGGGCCGCGAGCTTCAGTTCGCCGGCCATCCGACAGTCGGAACCGCGGTGCTCCTTGGTTTGCGCGATCGCGGAGCGGCGGAGTTTATCCTTGGCGAGAAGGTCGGGCCGGTGCCTTGCGTCGTGCATGTCGATAGCGACGTCGCCGGCGCCGCAACCTTCGATCTGCCACGGTTGCCGAAGCAAATCACCGCGTTCGATGACCGCAAGGCGATCGCTGACATGCTGGGGCTCGATGCTTCCGACATCGGCTTCGGCCCGTATGCGCCCGCGTTGTTCGACGCCGGAGTGCCGTTTCCGATGATCCCGATCGCCTCGCGCGACGCGATCGATCGCATTCGTCTCTCGACTGAAAGGCGGGCGCAGACGACAGGCAGCCCCGGTAACGATCAACTCTATGTCTATTGCGCGGAGCCTGTCGACGCGCAGCATCATTTCTACACGCGAATGTTCGCGCCTGCTTTCGGCATTCCCGAGGATCCGGCGACTGGCTCTGCGGTCGCCGCCTTCGCTGGTGCGATTATGGAATTCGAGAGACCTGTTGATGGCGTCCATCGCTTCGTCATCGAGCAGGGCTATGCGATGGGGCGACCCTCCGACATCGAGCTGACGCTTCATGTCGAAAGCGGCGCGCTGATGCGCGCGACCATCGGCGGCGACGCGATTATCGTTACGAGAGGCGTCATCCTCGCATGA
- a CDS encoding NUDIX hydrolase, with amino-acid sequence MNLSDDAIVEVSSVDARVTPFDWAFPRDHRSEIDANWARMMADKPKMFNGRVLLQHHGELVGDVFVARYFETDYADFIGWIKAGHPGVPLRNGFSMAALRARDGAFLLGEMAAHTVNAGRIYFAAGTPDRDDIREGGVLDLAGSAERELCEETGLQPNEVAIGEGWAAVAETTRIAFMRPCRINLPAEEARRVMLDRIARQDEPELSGIHIARHGDQSLHERMPDFMRRYLDWVWAKEDA; translated from the coding sequence ATGAATCTTTCCGACGACGCTATCGTCGAAGTGTCCTCAGTCGATGCGCGTGTCACGCCGTTCGACTGGGCCTTTCCTCGCGACCATCGCTCCGAGATCGATGCGAACTGGGCGCGCATGATGGCCGACAAGCCGAAGATGTTCAACGGCCGCGTGCTATTGCAGCATCATGGCGAGCTTGTCGGCGACGTGTTCGTCGCGCGTTATTTCGAGACCGACTACGCCGATTTCATCGGCTGGATCAAAGCCGGCCATCCCGGCGTCCCCTTGCGCAACGGCTTCTCGATGGCGGCGCTGCGGGCGCGCGACGGCGCATTTCTGCTGGGTGAGATGGCGGCGCACACGGTGAATGCAGGCCGCATCTATTTCGCCGCGGGCACGCCCGATCGCGACGATATCCGCGAAGGCGGCGTGCTCGATCTCGCAGGCTCCGCCGAACGCGAATTGTGCGAGGAAACCGGGCTTCAGCCTAATGAGGTGGCGATCGGCGAGGGATGGGCGGCGGTGGCCGAGACGACGCGCATCGCCTTCATGCGACCCTGCCGCATCAATCTCCCCGCCGAAGAAGCGCGCCGCGTCATGCTGGATCGCATCGCCCGTCAGGACGAGCCGGAGCTCTCAGGCATTCATATCGCCCGCCACGGCGACCAGTCGCTGCATGAGCGCATGCCCGATTTCATGCGCCGCTATCTCGATTGGGTCTGGGCGAAAGAGGATGCCTAG